The Bacteroidales bacterium genome segment CATCAACAAAAGTATCCGAATAAGAGCTCGCATCGCCTAATCCGTAAAGGGCAATAACTTTTCCATTAAGATTACTTTTTTCAAGTAAAGAAATTGCAACATCCCAATCGTCCTGTAATTCGCCAAGACCCCAAGTAGATGTTCCCAAAATCAGATTTGAAAATTCGTCCAAATCACTCGCTTTTAATTTTGACACCTCAATTAATTTAATATCCTCGCCGGAAAGTTTCTCTGCAATATTAAGAGCTATGGTTTCTGTATTACCGGTTGAAGATCCGTAGATAATCGCTATTTTTTTCATACTAATTCTTATTATGATTATTAATAATTATTGATTTAAATTGTTATTGCAAAGTTCGGTTCCTGACTCACGGCAAACAATCCCAATAAGTAGGTATTTTAAATAAATAATAATCACAATTAGTTATGAGGCCAACTATCTATCAGATTCTTTTTACAATTATTCTATCGATATGATATAAAATATCTGTTTCATCTATATACATTCCATAAATATAGTCCATTTCGTTTTCTAAAAAATATACTTCATCATATCTTTCTGTCAGACCATATACATATACCATTATTCCACAATCTTTTAATGATTTCAAAAGCACTCTATTCTCCAATAAAAATGTTTTTGATATTGCTACATATTCAATTTCTTTTTGAAGTATATCATCTAAAATATCAGGTACGGAAATTACCAAATTTTCGCTAAGCATCGGTTTAATACCTTCCTCTATTGCAATATCAACGGCTTCCCAAGAAAAAAGTTCCATAATTAATCTATCCTTAAAAAGAAATTCTTCTGCAAAAAGTTTCGGATTATTTATTTTATCAGTTACCAATATTGCATCGGGATGATCTTCAAACCATTTATTAATCATATCCATATTCATTGGGGAGAATCCATCATAAATGATTTGAGCCATAAAAACATCTTCGCTCAAAGGAGTTCCGGATAATTCATAATAATTTGTCATGTTTTTAAAATCCCCCCAACCATGAGCTGCTACAAATTTTCCGTCGGAAGTTGTTATAATATCCAATTCAAGAAACCTACATCCTTTCTCATAAGAGAGGTTCATTGCTTCCAGCGAATTGGTCAAAGTAAACTCTTCTATTGCGCCGCCGCCGTGTGCAATAAAAGAATCGAAATAAATAAAATAATATGTTTCTTGGATAGAATCACACGAAACAAAGAATATTGATAGTAAGTAAATTATGTTTTTAAACTTCATAATTTAATTCCTTCAATCTTTTTATATTATTCTGTGTCTTTCATGGCCTTCAACATAAATAGCACTGAATGGGCGCGCCGGACAATGATATTCGCAGGCACCGCAACCGATACAAATTTCCGTATCAACAACGGGCAATTCATAAGAATAGCCTTCTTCATTAATTGTAACCATAAATATTGCGCCTGCAGGACAATGTCGGGCACAATTTCCACAACTCGAATTATCTCTCAGGACAACACAATTTTCTTTGATAAATACCGCATGCCCGATCTGTGTTGAAGATTTCTCAAAAACATCAATTTGTTTTATTGCTCCTGAAGGACAAACTTCCGAACATTTCGTACACTCCGGACGGCAGAATCCTCTTTCGAATCTCATCTCAGGCTGCATAAATCTCGACAAATCATTTGAAGGATGTAAAATCTGATTCGGACAAACCGAAACACACAATTGACAAGCAGTGCAATGTTGGGATAAATTTTTTATACTTGATGCTCCCGGCGGACAAACTTGTGTAAGTCTGTTAGGAACTTTCTTATCTTCGATAATGGCCAAACCGCCGTCAACCTTCGTACTTTGGGCTTTTATTGCCGATGTTGCCGCAAAAGCCGCAGTCCAGAAAAGAAAATTACGACGAGAGCTATCTGTTTCTTTAGCTGCTGTAGAAGAAACTTTTTCGGTTTTTAACCTTAATGAATATTTTAATGACTTTTTATTGCAGCTATCAATGCAATTCATACAGGAAACGCACCTGCTATAATCTATTTTTCTGTCTTTTGAATTTATACAAGATGCTTTGCATGTCCTTTCACATAATCCGCAATTATTGCAGGTCGACTCACTAAAACGAGGTTTGAACAATGAAAATCTTGAGATCAATCCTAAGAAAGTTCCTACAGGGCAAATCGTATTACAATAAATCCTACCGTTTTTCCATGCTAAAACAGCAATTATTACAAAAGTGAGTATTGCAACAATAAATGTTGAAATACTTTTTATCCAAACATCTGTTGAATAAAATGCATAACTATTAATTCTTTTTGCAATAAATGCAAGTAAATTGTTTATTCCCAGGTAAATCGGCGCAAAAAGATTTGAAGCAATGCGTCCGTAAGCGCTGTATGGTTCAAGAATCGAAACGATTACACTTACTCCTGCTATCAAGGCGATACAAAATAAAGCGAGAACCCCGTAACGTAACCAATTAATAGAGCGCAAATATTTGAAACGATATTTTTTACGATTTGTGACGCGAGAAACAATATCTTGAAATACGCCCATTGGGCAAAGTACCGAGCAATAAACTCTACCGAAAAGCAAAGTAAATAACAACAAAAAGATTATAATTCCAATGTTTACCGCCAAGATAGCAGGAACAAGTTGGATTTTTGCAAGCCAACCGAACCAAGCATGCAGGGTACCAGTAAAATCCAGAAATAATAATGTTATCAGTGCAAAGCAAATGATTGCCGCGATTATTCTTATCTTTCTTAACATAACTTTAAATTTTACCGTTAATTTTTAATTTCTCAACAAATTGATCAATTCTAAACATTTCTTCGTGAATTTTAATTCGTTGCGGACAATCTGAAAGACATTTCTGGCAGCCGATACAATGACTTGCTTGTCTAAGTTTAGGGACACTTCTGTCGTAGCCTATCAAAAAGGCACGGCGAGCTTTGCGATAATTTTCATCCTCAGAGTTTCTCGGAATTTTTCCTTCAGTCAGACATTTATTATAATGAGTAAATGTTGCCGGAATATCAATTCCGTAAGGACAAGGCATACAATATTGACATTCGGTACACGGGATGTAATCGGAATTCCGCATAAGTTCAGTTACGTGTGAAACAGCCTGCGCTTCCTGCGGGTTAAGCGGTTCTAAAGGAGAATAAGTTCTGATATTTTCTTGTAAGTGTTCCATATAAGCCATTCCGCTCAATACCGTCAAAATATTTTCCGGAGAACCTGCAAATCTGAAAGCCCAAGTTGCAGGAGAATCATCCGGACGAATTTGCTTAAATGTTTCCAATTGGTGATACCCTAATCTTGCAAGCCGGCCACCAAGTAACGGTTCCATAACAATAACCGGAATATTATGCTTTGTAAGTTCACTATAGAGGTGTTCGGCATTGAAATTCTGACCCGCCGGATTTCCCCAATCATAGTAATTTAGCTGAATCATTGCAAAATCCCATTTCACACCACAGGTAAGCATGTGATCAAAGACTTCAATATCTCCATGGAATGACCAGCCGAGATTACGAATTTTTCCCTTTTCACGTTCTTCAAGAAGAAAATCTAAAACTCCGTTATCGTAAAACCGACTTTTTAAATTTTCAATACCGCCACCACCAACAGAGTGAAGTAAATAATAATCAAAATAATCGGTTCTCAAATCTTCCATAGATTTTCTATAAATTGCTATAGAACCTTCACGCGAACGTGTATAAGCATCATTAGACTGGTTAGACATTTTTGTAGCCAGGAAATATTGATCACGGGGATGACGGCTAAGTGCTATTCCTGTAACTTTTTCCGACATTCCTCTTACATACCGCGGGGCTGTATCAAAATAATTAACACCATGTTCGATAGCATAATCTACCAATTGATTTACAG includes the following:
- a CDS encoding aldo/keto reductase, whose translation is MKSDKKGINRREFLKVFGGGIATTAALTACNFKDKKSQNKIYDKTEVPKGQMTYRTNHNSGDRVSLLGYGCMRWPLITNETGESVIDQEAVNQLVDYAIEHGVNYFDTAPRYVRGMSEKVTGIALSRHPRDQYFLATKMSNQSNDAYTRSREGSIAIYRKSMEDLRTDYFDYYLLHSVGGGGIENLKSRFYDNGVLDFLLEEREKGKIRNLGWSFHGDIEVFDHMLTCGVKWDFAMIQLNYYDWGNPAGQNFNAEHLYSELTKHNIPVIVMEPLLGGRLARLGYHQLETFKQIRPDDSPATWAFRFAGSPENILTVLSGMAYMEHLQENIRTYSPLEPLNPQEAQAVSHVTELMRNSDYIPCTECQYCMPCPYGIDIPATFTHYNKCLTEGKIPRNSEDENYRKARRAFLIGYDRSVPKLRQASHCIGCQKCLSDCPQRIKIHEEMFRIDQFVEKLKINGKI
- a CDS encoding 4Fe-4S binding protein — encoded protein: MLRKIRIIAAIICFALITLLFLDFTGTLHAWFGWLAKIQLVPAILAVNIGIIIFLLLFTLLFGRVYCSVLCPMGVFQDIVSRVTNRKKYRFKYLRSINWLRYGVLALFCIALIAGVSVIVSILEPYSAYGRIASNLFAPIYLGINNLLAFIAKRINSYAFYSTDVWIKSISTFIVAILTFVIIAVLAWKNGRIYCNTICPVGTFLGLISRFSLFKPRFSESTCNNCGLCERTCKASCINSKDRKIDYSRCVSCMNCIDSCNKKSLKYSLRLKTEKVSSTAAKETDSSRRNFLFWTAAFAATSAIKAQSTKVDGGLAIIEDKKVPNRLTQVCPPGASSIKNLSQHCTACQLCVSVCPNQILHPSNDLSRFMQPEMRFERGFCRPECTKCSEVCPSGAIKQIDVFEKSSTQIGHAVFIKENCVVLRDNSSCGNCARHCPAGAIFMVTINEEGYSYELPVVDTEICIGCGACEYHCPARPFSAIYVEGHERHRII
- a CDS encoding flavodoxin, yielding MKKIAIIYGSSTGNTETIALNIAEKLSGEDIKLIEVSKLKASDLDEFSNLILGTSTWGLGELQDDWDVAISLLEKSNLNGKVIALYGLGDASSYSDTFVDGMGIIYDTIKDKGCNVIGETSTDGYQFDSSKAVVDGKFIGLALDEDTESNLTGARLDKWIANILPLFK